Proteins encoded by one window of Lycium barbarum isolate Lr01 chromosome 11, ASM1917538v2, whole genome shotgun sequence:
- the LOC132616949 gene encoding GDSL esterase/lipase At4g10955-like isoform X2 yields the protein MHFMFQDHVIFLLQIGRTLLIPVVIHLDRRKDANYKRTVMACFIQAVYLLELDRQENRTEQNALAPKWWIPFKYKLVETLKDERDGSIFGAIFEWDRSAAYADFVLIRPSGAPRAVLALRGTLLKSPTMRRDIEDDLRFLAWESLKGSMRFSGVLKALKAITDKYGSNNVCIAGHSLGAGFALQVGKALAKEGLYVEAHLFNPPSVSLASSFRNIGEKAGFAWKRLKAMLPSKSDSQISCEESGATTFRVGPKQWVPHLYINNSDYICCSYTDADGAQNDQAANNKENAKPTNCQAAAKLFLSSKGKQKFLEAHGLEQWWSDNLELQMAVSNSKLISQQLKSLYTLPASQVTPVKR from the exons ATGCATTTCATGTTTCAGGACCACGTAATATTTCTTCTCCAAATTGGAAGGACCTTATTAATTCCAGTTG TAATTCACTTGGACAGGAGGAAGGATGCTAACTATAAAAGAACAGTAATGGCCTGCTTTATCCAAGCAGTTTACCTTCTTGAGCTTGACAGACAAGAAAATAGGACAGAACAAAATGCACTTGCTCCAAAATGGTGGATACCCTTCAAGTACAAGCTGGTCGAGACCCTAAAAGATGAACGAGATGGATCCATATTTGGTGCAATATTCGAATGGGATCGATCTGCAGCTTATGCTGATTTTGTACTGATCAGACCCAGTGGTGCACCTAGAGCTGTTTTAGCCTTAAGGGGAACACTTCTGAAAAGCCCAACAATGAGAAGAGACATCGAGGATGATCTCCGCTTCCTAGCCTGGGAAAGTTTGAAAGGATCTATGAGGTTTAGTGGAGTCCTGAAGGCCTTGAAAGCAATCACCGACAAGTATGGAAGCAATAACGTTTGTATAGCTGGCCATTCCCTTGGAGCTGGCTTTGCGCTTCAAGTGGGAAAAGCATTAGCCAAAGAAGGATTATATGTAGAGGCACATTTGTTCAATCCACCCTCGGTTTCACTTGCTTCAAGTTTCAGAAACATTGGAGAAAAAGCTGGCTTTGCATGGAAACGGTTAAAAGCAATGCTTCCTTCAAAGTCTGATTCTCAGATCAGCTGTGAGGAAAGCGGTGCAACAACATTTCGAGTAGGCCCAAAGCAATGGGTCCCTCACTTGTATATTAACAACAGTGATTACATATGCTGCTCTTATACTGATGCAGACGGAGCACAAAACGACCAAGCTGCTAACAACAAGGAGAACGCAAAACCAACAAACTGCCAAGCTGCAGCAAAACTTTTCTTGTCTTCGAAAGGCAAACAAAAGTTCCTTGAGGCTCATGGACTGGAACAATGGTGGTCCGATAACTTGGAACTACAAATGGCTGTTAGTAACAGCAAACTCATTAGCCAGCAGCTGAAATCCTTGTACACTCTGCCAGCTTCTCAAGTAACACCAGTCAAGCGATAA
- the LOC132616671 gene encoding protein VACUOLELESS1, producing the protein MAAVTVAAEWQLLYNRYYRKPELYQMQWKHVDLTRNKVACAPFSGPIAVIRDDAKIVQLYAESALRKLRIFNCAGIQISETVWKNPGGRLIGMHWTDDQMLICITQDGTVYRYNVHAEAIEPNSQLTLGVDCFTHSVVECVFWGNGVVCINEAFQVYCIPDFNNPKPIKLADTGLEDFPLCMAVIEPQYTMSGNVEVLMGVADHVLLVEEDGVQEVGLGIGPLQKMVVSQNGKLLASFTHDGRLLVMSTDFSSIIFEYPCESALPPEQLAWCGMDSVLLYWDDMLLMVGPYGDPVRYFYDESVLLIPECDGVRILSNMSMEFLHRVPDSTVSIFQIGSTLPAALLYDALDHFDRRSAKADENLRLIRSSLPEAVEACIDAAGHEFDVSQQRTLLRAASYGQAFCSHFQRDCIQEMCKTLRVLNAVRRPDIGIPLSIQQYKLLTPAVLIARLINAHRHLLALQISEYLSMNQEVVVMHWASTKITASAAIPDATLLEMLLDKLKICKGISYAAVAAHADKNGHRKLAAMLVEHEPRSSKQVPLLLSIGEEDTALTKATESGDTDLVYLVLFHIWQKRPALEFFGTIQARPLARDLFVNYARHYKHEFLKDFFLSTGQLQDVAFLLWKESWELSKNPMASKGSPLHGPRIKLIEKAQHLFAETREYVFESKAAEEHAKLLRMQHELEVTTKQAIFVDSSISDTIRTCIVLGNHRAAVKVKTEFKVSEKRWYWLKVFALATKRDWDALEKFSKEKKPPIGYRPFVEACVDADEKGEALKYIPKLTDPRERAEAYARIGMAKEAADAATQAKDNELLGRLKQTFSQNSAASSIFDTLRDRLSFPSVS; encoded by the exons ATGGCGGCAGTAACAGTAGCCGCAGAATGGCAACTTCTCTACAATCGTTACTACCGTAAACCCGAACTTTACCAAATGCAATGGAAGCACGTTGACCTCACGCGAAACAAAGTCGCGTGCGCTCCATTCTCGGGTCCAATCGCCGTTATCCGTGACGATGCTAAAATCGTTCAGCTTTACGCGGAATCAGCTCTCCGTAAACTCCGTATCTTCAATTGCGCTGGAATTCAGATTTCTGAAACAGTTTGGAAGAATCCAGGTGGTAGATTAATTGGTATGCATTGGACTGATGATCAAATGCTAATTTGTATAACTCAAGATGGTACTGTTTATCGGTATAATGTTCATGCTGAAGCGATTGAGCCCAATTCTCAGCTTACCTTGGGAGTGGATTGTTTTACTCATAGTGTTGTTGAGTGTGTTTTTTGGGGAAATGGTGTTGTTTGTATCAATGAGGCGTTTCAG GTTTATTGTATACCTGATTTCAACAATCCGAAACCGATCAAACTAGCGGATACTGGTCTGGAGGATTTTCCTTTATGTATGGCTGTGATTGAGCCACAGTATACTATGTCTGGAAATGTGGAAGTATTAATGGGTGTTGCTGATCACGTGTTGTTGGTGGAAGAGGATGGTGTTCAGGAGGTTGGACTTGGAATTGGGCCTCTACAGAAAATGGTGGTTTCCCAAAATGGAAAGCTTTTGGCATCTTTTACACATGATGGGAGGCTTCTTGTTATGTCCACGGATTTCTCCAGCATCATTTTCGAGTATCCTTGTGAG TCAGCCCTACCCCCTGAGCAGCTAGCTTGGTGTGGAATGGACAGTGTACTACTCTACTGGGATGATATGCTTCTAATGGTGGGTCCTTATGGAGATCCTGTCCGCTATTTTTATGATGAATCAGTCCTCCTTATCCCTGAATGCGATGGGGTTAGAATACTCTCCAACATGAGTATGGAATTTCTTCATCGAGTTCCAGATTCAACAGTCTCCATATTTCAGATTGGTAGCACATTACCTGCAGCTCTGCTTTATGATGCCTTAGATCATTTTGACAGGCGGAGTGCCAAG GCCGATGAGAATCTGAGACTGATACGGTCTTCGCTGCCCGAGGCGGTTGAAGCATGTATTGATGCAGCAggtcatgaatttgatgtttcaCAACAACGTACGCTTTTAAGAGCAGCAAGCTACGGCCAAGCCTTTTGCAG CCATTTTCAACGGGATTGCATTCAAGAGATGTGTAAAACCTTACGAGTCCTAAATGCTGTACGTCGCCCAGATATTGGCATTCCTCTCAGTATTCAGCAGTATAAG TTGCTTACACCTGCTGTTCTGATTGCTCGTCTTATTAATGCTCATCGCCACCTTCTTGCACTTCAAATATCAGAATATCTTAGTATGAATCAG GAAGTTGTAGTCATGCACTGGGCATCTACAAAGATAACAGCATCGGCGGCAATCCCTGATGCTACTCTTCTAGAGATGTTACTTGATAAG CTGAAAATATGCAAGGGGATATCTTATGCTGCAGTTGCTGCTCATGCGGATAAGAATGGTCATCGGAAGTTAGCTGCCATGCTTGTTGAACATGAACCACGTTCATCTAAGCAG GTTCCTCTCTTGCTAAGCATTGGAGAAGAGGATACTGCTCTAACGAAGGCAACTGAAAGTGGTGATACTGATCTGGTTTATCTTGTCCTCTTCCATATCTGGCAGAAG aGACCAGCTTTGGAGTTCTTTGGGACAATACAGGCCAGACCTCTAGCTCGTGACTTGTTTGTTAATTATGCACG GCATTACAAGCACGAATTTTTGAAGGACTTTTTCCTATCTACTGGGCAACTTCAG GATGTAGCTTTTCTGTTATGGAAAGAGTCATGGGAATTGTCTAAAAATCCAATGGCTAGCAAAGGATCTCCACTTCATGGTCCAAGAATAAAACTCATTGAGAAGGCCCAGCACCTTTTTGCAGAAACAAGGGAATATGTTTTTGAATCAAAAGCTGCTGAAGAGCATGCAAAATTGCTAAG GATGCAACATGAGTTGGAGGTGACTACAAAACAGGCCATCTTTGTGGATTCAAGTATAAGTGATACAATTCGTACATGCATTGTGCTGGGGAACCATCGTGCTGCCGTGAAAGTCAAAACAGAATTTAAG GTATCCGAAAAGCGATGGTATTGGCTTAAAGTTTTTGCTCTGGCAACTAAAAGGGATTGGGATGCCTTGGAAAAGTTTTCAAAGGAGAAAAAGCCACCAATTG GTTACCGCCCATTTGTCGAGGCATGTGTTGATGCAGATGAGAAAGGTGAAGCACTAAAGTATATACCAAAGCTGACTGATCCTCGGGAAAGAGCAGAG GCTTATGCTCGAATTGGAATGGCTAAGGAGGCTGCTGATGCTGCTACGCAGGCTAAAGATAACGAATTACTTGGGAGGTTGAAGCAAACATTTTCTCAAAATTCAGCTGCTTCATCCATTTTTGACACACTGCGAGACCGGTTATCCTTCCCAAGTGTTTCTTGA
- the LOC132618762 gene encoding cytochrome b561 domain-containing protein At2g30890-like, giving the protein MSSKMVQTTQKLIVHVAIFIFALLPLVSATQKHTKKIVHKCNDHKVLELSPKLSFQIILHGFLLWASMGFLMPMAILVIRMSNKEENGRRLKMIVYTHAALQIVSVLLVAVATIMSVINFENFFDNTHQRVGLALYVATWLPLVAGIFRPDKGSKNRGKWYAFHWLIGVTVTLLGIVNVYIGLQAYNKKTMKSTSIWNWLFSAEVGVIVLIYLLQEKWHYIKQSEGILGNESVRPTDQESSPTQKKELSPSSEPC; this is encoded by the exons ATGAGTAGCAAGATGGTACAAACCACGCAGAAGCTGATTGTTCACGTGGCAATTTTCATTTTCGCTCTTCTACCATTAGTCAGTGCAACTCAAAAGCACACGAAAAAGATTGTTCACAAATGCAACGACCACAAAGTCCTTGAG TTAAGTCCAAAGCTGTCATTTCAAATTATTCTACATGGATTTCTCCTCTGGGCTTCCATGGGTTTCTTGATGCCTATGGCGATTCTTGTAATAAGAATGTCGAATAAAGAGGAAAACGGAAGAAGGCTAAAGATGATTGTGTATACTCATGCAGCTTTACag ATAGTATCTGTTCTCCTTGTAGCAGTAGCAACAATCATGTCAGTAATAAACTTTGAGAACTTTTTTGACAATACTCACCAAAGAGTTGGCTTAGCTCTATATGTTGCCACATGGCTACCATTAGTAGCCGGGATTTTTCGGCCTGACAA GGGAAGCAAAAATCGGGGTAAATGGTATGCCTTTCACTGGCTTATCGGAGTCACAGTTACTTTACTGGGAATCGTCAACGTATATATAGGTTTACAGGCCTATAACAAAAAAACAATGAAAAGCACAAGTATTTGGAACTGGCTTTTCAGTGCTGAGGTCGGGGTTATCGTGTTGATCTATCTGCTCCAAGAAAAATGGCACTATATAAAGCAATCAGAAGGGATTTTAGGCAATGAATCAGTACGACCAACGGATCAAGAATCATCTCCAACTCAGAAAAAGGAACTCTCACCCTCATCAGAGCCATGTTAA
- the LOC132616949 gene encoding GDSL esterase/lipase At4g10955-like isoform X1 — MANISAEEMKNEVGTNREIVKESVVESHPYAFHVSGPRNISSPNWKDLINSSWRKDANYKRTVMACFIQAVYLLELDRQENRTEQNALAPKWWIPFKYKLVETLKDERDGSIFGAIFEWDRSAAYADFVLIRPSGAPRAVLALRGTLLKSPTMRRDIEDDLRFLAWESLKGSMRFSGVLKALKAITDKYGSNNVCIAGHSLGAGFALQVGKALAKEGLYVEAHLFNPPSVSLASSFRNIGEKAGFAWKRLKAMLPSKSDSQISCEESGATTFRVGPKQWVPHLYINNSDYICCSYTDADGAQNDQAANNKENAKPTNCQAAAKLFLSSKGKQKFLEAHGLEQWWSDNLELQMAVSNSKLISQQLKSLYTLPASQVTPVKR; from the exons ATGGCCAATATTAGTGCAGAagagatgaaaaatgaagtgggGACTAATagagaaatagtgaaggaaagTGTTGTTGAATCTCATCCTTATGCATTTCATGTTTCAGGACCACGTAATATTTCTTCTCCAAATTGGAAGGACCTTATTAATTCCAGTTG GAGGAAGGATGCTAACTATAAAAGAACAGTAATGGCCTGCTTTATCCAAGCAGTTTACCTTCTTGAGCTTGACAGACAAGAAAATAGGACAGAACAAAATGCACTTGCTCCAAAATGGTGGATACCCTTCAAGTACAAGCTGGTCGAGACCCTAAAAGATGAACGAGATGGATCCATATTTGGTGCAATATTCGAATGGGATCGATCTGCAGCTTATGCTGATTTTGTACTGATCAGACCCAGTGGTGCACCTAGAGCTGTTTTAGCCTTAAGGGGAACACTTCTGAAAAGCCCAACAATGAGAAGAGACATCGAGGATGATCTCCGCTTCCTAGCCTGGGAAAGTTTGAAAGGATCTATGAGGTTTAGTGGAGTCCTGAAGGCCTTGAAAGCAATCACCGACAAGTATGGAAGCAATAACGTTTGTATAGCTGGCCATTCCCTTGGAGCTGGCTTTGCGCTTCAAGTGGGAAAAGCATTAGCCAAAGAAGGATTATATGTAGAGGCACATTTGTTCAATCCACCCTCGGTTTCACTTGCTTCAAGTTTCAGAAACATTGGAGAAAAAGCTGGCTTTGCATGGAAACGGTTAAAAGCAATGCTTCCTTCAAAGTCTGATTCTCAGATCAGCTGTGAGGAAAGCGGTGCAACAACATTTCGAGTAGGCCCAAAGCAATGGGTCCCTCACTTGTATATTAACAACAGTGATTACATATGCTGCTCTTATACTGATGCAGACGGAGCACAAAACGACCAAGCTGCTAACAACAAGGAGAACGCAAAACCAACAAACTGCCAAGCTGCAGCAAAACTTTTCTTGTCTTCGAAAGGCAAACAAAAGTTCCTTGAGGCTCATGGACTGGAACAATGGTGGTCCGATAACTTGGAACTACAAATGGCTGTTAGTAACAGCAAACTCATTAGCCAGCAGCTGAAATCCTTGTACACTCTGCCAGCTTCTCAAGTAACACCAGTCAAGCGATAA
- the LOC132616949 gene encoding GDSL esterase/lipase At4g10955-like isoform X3, with protein sequence MACFIQAVYLLELDRQENRTEQNALAPKWWIPFKYKLVETLKDERDGSIFGAIFEWDRSAAYADFVLIRPSGAPRAVLALRGTLLKSPTMRRDIEDDLRFLAWESLKGSMRFSGVLKALKAITDKYGSNNVCIAGHSLGAGFALQVGKALAKEGLYVEAHLFNPPSVSLASSFRNIGEKAGFAWKRLKAMLPSKSDSQISCEESGATTFRVGPKQWVPHLYINNSDYICCSYTDADGAQNDQAANNKENAKPTNCQAAAKLFLSSKGKQKFLEAHGLEQWWSDNLELQMAVSNSKLISQQLKSLYTLPASQVTPVKR encoded by the coding sequence ATGGCCTGCTTTATCCAAGCAGTTTACCTTCTTGAGCTTGACAGACAAGAAAATAGGACAGAACAAAATGCACTTGCTCCAAAATGGTGGATACCCTTCAAGTACAAGCTGGTCGAGACCCTAAAAGATGAACGAGATGGATCCATATTTGGTGCAATATTCGAATGGGATCGATCTGCAGCTTATGCTGATTTTGTACTGATCAGACCCAGTGGTGCACCTAGAGCTGTTTTAGCCTTAAGGGGAACACTTCTGAAAAGCCCAACAATGAGAAGAGACATCGAGGATGATCTCCGCTTCCTAGCCTGGGAAAGTTTGAAAGGATCTATGAGGTTTAGTGGAGTCCTGAAGGCCTTGAAAGCAATCACCGACAAGTATGGAAGCAATAACGTTTGTATAGCTGGCCATTCCCTTGGAGCTGGCTTTGCGCTTCAAGTGGGAAAAGCATTAGCCAAAGAAGGATTATATGTAGAGGCACATTTGTTCAATCCACCCTCGGTTTCACTTGCTTCAAGTTTCAGAAACATTGGAGAAAAAGCTGGCTTTGCATGGAAACGGTTAAAAGCAATGCTTCCTTCAAAGTCTGATTCTCAGATCAGCTGTGAGGAAAGCGGTGCAACAACATTTCGAGTAGGCCCAAAGCAATGGGTCCCTCACTTGTATATTAACAACAGTGATTACATATGCTGCTCTTATACTGATGCAGACGGAGCACAAAACGACCAAGCTGCTAACAACAAGGAGAACGCAAAACCAACAAACTGCCAAGCTGCAGCAAAACTTTTCTTGTCTTCGAAAGGCAAACAAAAGTTCCTTGAGGCTCATGGACTGGAACAATGGTGGTCCGATAACTTGGAACTACAAATGGCTGTTAGTAACAGCAAACTCATTAGCCAGCAGCTGAAATCCTTGTACACTCTGCCAGCTTCTCAAGTAACACCAGTCAAGCGATAA
- the LOC132618763 gene encoding uncharacterized protein LOC132618763: MALNFSTVPLQPKHLGFLVPNQKHDPFKLYYSQASSLRRAAISEEGDGRVTEEELPTYSGSLSSARTQLDLLDQLTSSSSGVNGYESDNISGKPTIRDQLANLVGDRDDDFSIPLGKNLKKVSAKFLTTSQKRNIRRQAYLTEVSRRNDSTFFATIGAFVILPPIVILGIAIATGYVQLFP; the protein is encoded by the exons ATGGCTTTGAACTTCAGCACTGTTCCTCTGCAACCAAAACATCTCGGTTTTCTTGTTCCTAACCAGAAACATGATCCCTTTAAGCTGTATTATTCTCAAGCTTCTTCCTTAAGAAGAGCTGCTATTTCTGAAGAAGGAGATGGAAGAGTCACTGAGGAGGAGCTTCCTACTTACTCTG GGTCATTATCTTCTGCTCGAACGCAGCTAGATCTCTTGGATCAGCTCACATCCAGCAGCTCAGGAGTTAATG GTTATGAAAGTGATAATATCTCTGGTAAACCTACAATTCGTGATCAGCTCGCTAATTTGGTTGGTGATCGAGACGATGACTTCAGCATTCCTTTGGGTAAGAATCTGAAGAAGGTTAGTGCCAAGTTCTTAACTACTTCACAGAAAAGAAACATCAGAAGACAAGCCTATCTGACTGAAGTATCTCGGAGGAACGACTCAACTTTCTTTGCTACAATCGGAGCATTTGTCATCCTTCCACCCATTGTCATATTAGGAATTGCAATAGCGACAGGTTATGTGCAGTTATTTCCAtga